In Temnothorax longispinosus isolate EJ_2023e chromosome 2, Tlon_JGU_v1, whole genome shotgun sequence, one DNA window encodes the following:
- the Rpl13a gene encoding large ribosomal subunit protein uL13, translating into MTGFSEKPILIDGRGHLLGRLAAIVAKTILQGNKVIVVRSEQLNISGNFFRNKLKFMSFLRKRCNVNPARGPFHFRAPSKIFWKTVRGMIPHKTQRGKDALRRLKVYEGCPPPYDRRKRVVVPGAMRVMCLKPGRKYCHVGRLSHEVGWKYKGVVRTLENKRRVRAILEVQKRNKLKKITKQAGEAVAKATAPYTAIINNFGYN; encoded by the exons ATGACGGGCTTCAGCGAGAAG CCAATATTAATAGATGGCCGCGGCCATTTACTTGGGCGATTGGCTGCTATCGTTGCCAAGACCATCCTGCAAGGCAACAAGGTTATTGTCGTACGCAGCGAACAACTCAACATTAGCGGTAACTTTTTCAG GAACAAATTAAAGTTCATGTCTTTTCTGCGTAAGAGATGTAACGTAAATCCTGCACGTGGTCCGTTCCACTTCCGTGCGCCAAGCAAGATCTTTTGGAAAACAGTTCGTG GCATGATCCCACACAAGACACAAAGAGGCAAGGACGCTCTCAGGCGACTGAAGGTTTACGAAGGTTGTCCACCGCCATACGACCGCAGGAAGCGTGTCGTTGTACCTGGTGCTATGAGAGTGATGTGTCTCAAACCAGGCAGAAAG TACTGTCACGTGGGTAGATTGTCTCACGAAGTTGGCTGGAAGTACAAGGGTGTGGTTCGCACGTTGGAGAACAAGAGACGTGTCAGAGCTATCCTCGAAGTTCAAAAGAGGAATAAATTGAAG AAAATTACTAAGCAAGCTGGTGAAGCAGTTGCCAAAGCAACGGCACCGTACACAGCAATCATCAATAATTTTGGATACAATTAA